GAGGAGTTGGACCatcaaattggaattgTCTGTTAGAAACAATAGAACCAATTCTGTCATGAGAATCCTTTAAGACACCGTTTTCTAAGGTGATAGCTAAGTCGTTCTTGGTCTTACAGGTAGCCTTGTTAGCAACAGGAGCGTTTGGACattcagaagaagatgggGTTGCAGTAGCAGAAGAAACAGTCTTAGATTCAATAGATCTAAAGGAGTAAGAAGAGTGGGAAGATGCACTAGATGGAACAACTGGAGTTGGGTTTGGAACTTGGATTTGACCGTCACCAATTTGGGTAACAATGACAGGTGGTAAAGTACCTGCAGAAGCGGAGATTGATGGGGAGTCAAAAGTAACGGTACTTGAACCGATAGTTTCAGTGATGTATTCGGTGGAGGTAACATCGGACTCAGTTTCAGAACCAGTGGTCTTTTGGACTTGACCGTCTTGGATTTGAGCAGCTAAATCTCTCTTTGCCTTGATGTTGACTGCGGTAGTAATGGTTTCAATAGCAATACCGAAGGAAGAAGTGTATTCGGTGTGAGCACAAGATGGAGCAGTTGCATCTGGGGTCAAAGTAGACCATGGTTCAGAAGGAACGTaagctgctgctgctgcagAGACAACGGATAATAAAGCTAAGGAGAATTTCATCTTAAGAACAAAGTTGGGGGAATGATTTGATAAACGAATGTAAATTGTTCTGAGTTGGACtgaagaatgaaaaaaattcaaaagaacCAAGTCGAGTAAatagaaagagagaaagtaGGGGGGACTGATGCTTTATGTAGGTGACTACTCTGTTATATATAACAAGAAAACGATATTGCCAAAACCACAAAGTCTAAACCCGACATTTGTACATATTAGCAACCTTGCAATGAattctttgtttgtttgtttgtttgtttgtttgtttgtttgtttgttgttgtgtCCTTTTATTTGTTGGCGTGAAAAACGCGCTCCGTGTTTATGTATTTCCGCATCGGGTGCGTGTTTTCCTCTGGCCGAGGTGGAAAAAAGCGGAAGGGGGTATCCAGCGCGTTCTGACCGTGAAGCTGCCGGTTCCAGATCTCTGGGTAAAAACAAACGTGATCACGTGGCCTTTAAGCAATTTGTATGTACGTCACGTGTAGAGAAACATTGCCggaaaaatgaaaacaaagttAAATATGAAGATCTATTTATAAATGGGGTAAACGTATGTTTAATAATACCAAATTCATTGGTGTGATGCACATTGTCATTGAGTAATTAAGTCTCCACTTATggatcattttcattgctATCATCTAAACCATAATAGTCCTCACGTTTACATGCTAGCATTGCTGCCTTTTGAGAAgcttttttcttgtttttgtcAAGACCATAGGAGACTATCTGTAAACTACCAAACCATAGCTCGCTTAGGTACTCATCGTTTGTCGTTCTATAAATCCGGAAGTTGGGATTGGACCCCCGTCTATCATAGGCAGCATATATCCGGTTCTTACTCTCCACGTCTATCTCATCGCAACTCTCGTAGACCTCATGACATTCAATGATGAACGTGTCAGAACGTCCATCATTATTGTCATTATCCACCACTTCAAAGGCCGCATTTCTACAAATCCCACGACGCTTCTTCTGTTTACCCTTACGAACCTTGGCACTTTCAGACCCAAAAACACCACCTCGACCTAAAGTGTATTCCTTCGAATAGTACTGTGTGCTCTCCTTGAAATTCTTTATCTCTTGCTCCTTCACCATCTCTATTTGtggttttctttgcttttcctttttctgTCTGGCACTTACCTTCTCTTTCAccctcttcttctgctcCATACAGTCATCCGCAAGAGTAGGTCGATTACGAGAATGTTCAAATACTTCTTTACTCTCCTCAATTTGACTGGTTTCTGATTCACCCTCTGTATTATCTATTGAGAGTATACTGTCCCTTTTTTCAGCCACCTCCATTCTATCTTGATTGGTTATTAATAAACTGTTTGGATTATTCTCAGAGGCAAGCAGCTTGATATCGCCATTCTTAAACTTAATGGCGATTTCCTTCTTCAGGATTTGCAGCTCATGTGAGGTCACCTTCGTAGGGTATTGTCTCAATTTCAATCCTCCTTTCTCATTTAGACCTACGTTGCTTTCAAATCTATTCCATATATCTTCTGGACAAATCTTCCTAATTTCTGGGTTGGATATTGCATCAACGGCTGCCCTTGCATCGGCTTCTTTGTTGCTAGTACCAATACCATATCCGTACACTTTATTATTCACCTTTATACAAGACAAGATTCTCTTATTGCTCAGGTTTACTCTGATATAATCGGGGTTGTTATTCTGGCCAAGTAATAACCTCAGATCTTGCTTGCTAGATTTGGAATACtgcattttgaaaacaatacTTGGATCAAACCCACGTATATGATTTTCGGATAACTCTTCAATCCATGATTTGACTTCAAACCATCCTTTCATAAAGTCGTTCACATTGGTTTCCCCTTCGCTGGTTTCCATCATATACTGTTCAGCAATACCGCCAAGGTAAGCCTCAAAAACATCGGCATATAATTTATTATTACCTGCTAAGATGGAAGAATCGATAAGATTCTTACGTAGTTGTTTATCAAAGCCATACATTTGTGACCATTTAAGTAAACTGGAGTTAGACACGATAGTGCTCCGTAGTATCGATAATTGACCTTCACTAAAATTGGGAAACCTTTCATAGATAATCATTGACGTGATGAATTGTAATAATGCATCACCTAAGAATTCCAATCTCTCGTTATGTAATTGGACCTTGAACTCAGGCgaaatattcaaataattGACTATTGACTGATGACTGAAAACCTTTCTCAGAAGTTCCGGATCTTCAATACTAGGAGCTTGTGGcaattcttcttgtttcAAAAGGCCCCACTTTCTATCTCGTTTATAAACTAGTTCCTCTGGCACGTACATCTCACTTCTCATTACGTCCGATGTAAATAATTCACTGATGTAAGAGTCCGGTTCTTTCGCATTGGAATTCACCTCTTTTTCGGTCTCTGCATCTCGTTGATCAACCGCTGAGCGGGTTTCATCTTTCCTACAATTCGATGAAGAAATGTTATCTGGCGTACTCTCAAAACTATTTGAATTCCTTACTTTGTCTTTACCAACTTCCTCAATAAATATTTCAGTACCATCACAtgtttcaagtttttccttATAATTAGGGATATTGTCTTCATGAAACTTAGATGAACTATCGTTTGGGCTATTATTTTCGAAAGTTTCCTGTTTGGTATTTCCGTTACACGTTTTAATCTGTTCAATATCTCCTTTTATGAGATATTCCAAGATTTCCAGCCTTCCAGTATCATACATTTCCTTTAATTCAATTGCAAAGATAATATCATTTTGAGTCAAATGAGATTCATCTGGAATACTCAAAATACTCTGAAGAAGGGGGTTTTTAGTTGAATCAAGTAATATTTGATATAAGGTCCGATTTGGAGCAATATCCAGTACTTTTCTTAGTCCCGTTCGAACATTTTGAACCGCATCTTTAAGCTCACTCAACACATCTGTGCAATTGCTGCTTTGCATGTCGACGGGATACAGAGATGTTAGGAATCAGTATACCAAACCTATTTATTTCATCTAGATCCGCTTTACTTTAAATTTAATTATAtcaagggaaaaaaaataagttCATCATGTTTACATACTAAATTATTCGCTCACACTGGAAAAGGCTTAGATAATATATACTTACACTGCAATTGATCATAACAAGCATGATGGTGAGCCATTTCAATATCAGTTTGATGTCCATGTTCCGTAAAGAACagtatttgttgtttggCAGGAAAAATTTACTCTACTAAAAACTAGAAACCGAAATGGTTCcttatcaatatctttggtttatttatatataataGAATCTATACAACTAGCCAAACCATCATCTAGCAATTTCACTTTGCCGGAACACTATCATCTATCAAGCCATGCCTCTTTTGGATTGGTGGTAAACCTACCGCTGATGATGCGATGCATGTCTGGAAACGCATCATTTTTGCTGAGTACAAAATTATCAAGCCCGACaaactttattttcagGTAGCCATTATAACCAAGGGAAACAAGAAGATTATGAATAAAATCACGAGTAACCACTCCTGAATCTATTATATGATAAGCAGTAGTTAGCTGATTCATTCCTTCTAGACTTCGTACTACCGCCGCATGAATAATGTCAAACGATAATTGTGTGATTTTTGATACTTGCACCAGGAGATTTCGAAATATAGGTATACGAAGTCGTTGAATCATGGGTATCCATAGCCCTAAACTTTTCCACAGATTCTCATTATTCGAGATACACTTGTAAACTCCATATAGATATCCTGCCTTGTAATGAACAATCAGAATTTCATAAGtatccaaaagaaaattaagTAACTCCCCATTGAATCTCCTCCgaatttgatcaatattGGCGACTCTCCCATTTATTAGTCCTATAGGAATTAGATACTTCAAGATCTGTATAATAAAAGCTGTTGGGCATTTGTCGTTAACCATCATGTAACAAGCTTCCAAATGATTGAAGGCAATGTaaaaatttgattgatgTGCGTAATATTTACCCATAATAAATCTGTATCGTACTAACTTGGACTTTTTAATAAATCTTCTATTCAAGCTTAGAATGTTAATATTCGAAAAAACATTTGAACATAACACAGGAGAACCAATTTTATAGTAAACATAACAAAGTTTTATCGAAATTTCCATAAGCAGGTCAATTTTATTCAGATGCTGTTCACTATTTAAATCGGGTGTACCTCTCAAATaattcaaagatttaaGTAGAATTGAGGAAATATGGGTCAGTCTTGGATAATCATTAGTTCGATTATGAATCTTCATACCTTCAACGTCCACTAACTGACACAATGGAATTACTAAAAACATTGTCTCCTCATAAAGTGGGAGTAACTGGACACATATGCGTTCGTGTAATGACGACTTTGGATTAAAAAGTAATGACTCACTTTCAAACACGGCAATAAATAGATCTATAGATGCTAGTAATGACCATGGATCGAAATCTCTCACACAaatcaaatatttcaaCATGAAAACTTCAAAGGCAGGCCAGTTGATCTGCTTCATTGTTCTATTTGTCTCTAGTGTTGTTGTTAACTGCCGGTTATCATATTGCTGAAGTGAGCTCTGTAAACTCGCTATTTTTGCAGGGTTGTATTTGGTGAAGTTTAACGAAAACAATTCCGTGAATGTATAACTTGTAGTATTGCCATTGacaatattatcaaattcagaCAACAAGTCATTTACCGTGTAGCTGCTGTTCATATGTATTGGTATAGGCTACACTCAATGGATGATAAAAATGAAgctcctttttttttttttttttggtaaaGTAACAATTTCCCCAGAACCTTGTAATTACTGACAAATCTCACAGTGGAAAATTCATGCAGTTCTCACACACTACTTGTTTAATCGAGAAGCACTCCAACTTGCCTCTCTTGGTGTGTTTCCAAGTATGGATAAATAGGTATCACTTAATTATTATATATCTGTGTATTACAGGTAAGTTTCTGGATGATTTACTGTATTTGTCTCCAAGGCATGGTTCCAACATCAAGAATAACCAATTAGTGCCAACCAATAGCCGATACCCAGTAGTCGAATCTATAGAAACATAgtcgaaaaaaaaaaaaggggggggggggtaaaaaaaacttgtttTCTTACTCTTACTGGGTGAAAAATTAAGAGGCTTTACCTCAAGTCAGACCAAAAATTATTGCCCTCTAATGATTGCACCTGATTTTCAATACTTCTCGTAAATTTTCTACAGTAAATCGACGAAGGTCACACTCATCATCTCTGTAGGTAGAAGGCGCTTCCAACTATTCAAAGACTCAAGAGGCAATTCGAAGGTGAGTTGTGCTGCACCTAGATGGATAAAGTGACATTGATTGATTCCTTAAAGTcgagaaaatggaaatttttatttgaatatAGATGGGTATAGtcaacatcttcatccaCTGTTTAAACATTTTATTTTCGAATTCCTCTGCAATGATCAGTAGAACTAGATATGTCTGAGCAAGCATCCTCTACCGATGCTACTAAACAGATTGCttccaaatccaagaatATTACCAGACACGACAACACAGGCAAGTCTACAAATGGTCCAAAAAACGTTGATGACAGGACAGAAAGTCAGCCTGTAAGTGCCGGAACTAAGaagcaaaacaaaaacaagaacaagaccaaaaacaaaaacaagaacaagaacaaaaatgATATTCAGAAGAAAGGACACGAAATAATAGATTTGGATGCTTCGTTGCCTCAAACAGAAAAGCAAGAGACAAAGTCaaaggaggaaattgaagctgaaaaaaaaatgaaaaagaaggcaagaagaaagcaaaagaagCAGAAACGTAGGCAAGAATCCAAAACGGAAAGTCACATTAAGCCAAGCAGATTAAAGTTAAGGCTCAAACCTAAAGAGCCTATTTTCAAGCTGACGGTTCGAAAATTACCGCCTAATCTATGTCAAGAATCATTTATAAACAAAGTCGTTGATTTCTTCCCCGATTTCAATGACCTGGTTAGGAATTGGTATTATTGCCCTGGCCAATACCCTGACTCTCAGTTTGAGCAATCAACATTGTCGAGGTGTTATATCAACTGTAAAAGTAAGGACGCTATGATGGCAATTGGGCGTGCAATTAAA
The Pichia kudriavzevii chromosome 2, complete sequence DNA segment above includes these coding regions:
- a CDS encoding uncharacterized protein (PKUD0B05500; Pfam Domains: PIR(6.1e-07)) gives rise to the protein MKFSLALLSVVSAAAAAYVPSEPWSTLTPDATAPSCAHTEYTSSFGIAIETITTAVNIKAKRDLAAQIQDGQVQKTTGSETESDVTSTEYITETIGSSTVTFDSPSISASAGTLPPVIVTQIGDGQIQVPNPTPVVPSSASSHSSYSFRSIESKTVSSATATPSSSECPNAPVANKATCKTKNDLAITLENGVLKDSHDRIGSIVSNRQFQFDGPTPQAGAIYAAGWSIKNGHLVLGDDEIFWQCLSGDFYNLYDEAIGAQCTPIHLNVIDLVDC
- a CDS encoding uncharacterized protein (PKUD0B05510) — protein: MLYVGDYSVIYNKKTILPKPQSLNPTFVHISNLAMNSLFVCLFVCLFVCLLLCPFICWREKRAPCLCISASGACFPLAEVEKSGRGYPARSDREAAGSRSLGKNKRDHVAFKQFVCTSRVEKHCRKNENKVKYEDLFINGVNVCLIIPNSLV
- a CDS encoding uncharacterized protein (PKUD0B05520; Pfam Domains: Ribonuclease_3(5e-30)|dsrm(2e-09)) → MQSSNCTDVLSELKDAVQNVRTGLRKVLDIAPNRTLYQILLDSTKNPLLQSILSIPDESHLTQNDIIFAIELKEMYDTGRLEILEYLIKGDIEQIKTCNGNTKQETFENNSPNDSSSKFHEDNIPNYKEKLETCDGTEIFIEEVGKDKVRNSNSFESTPDNISSSNCRKDETRSAVDQRDAETEKEVNSNAKEPDSYISELFTSDVMRSEMYVPEELVYKRDRKWGLLKQEELPQAPSIEDPELLRKVFSHQSIVNYLNISPEFKVQLHNERLEFLGDALLQFITSMIIYERFPNFSEGQLSILRSTIVSNSSLLKWSQMYGFDKQLRKNLIDSSILAGNNKLYADVFEAYLGGIAEQYMMETSEGETNVNDFMKGWFEVKSWIEELSENHIRGFDPSIVFKMQYSKSSKQDLRLLLGQNNNPDYIRVNLSNKRILSCIKVNNKVYGYGIGTSNKEADARAAVDAISNPEIRKICPEDIWNRFESNVGLNEKGGLKLRQYPTKVTSHELQILKKEIAIKFKNGDIKLLASENNPNSLLITNQDRMEVAEKRDSILSIDNTEGESETSQIEESKEVFEHSRNRPTLADDCMEQKKRVKEKVSARQKKEKQRKPQIEMVKEQEIKNFKESTQYYSKEYTLGRGGVFGSESAKVRKGKQKKRRGICRNAAFEVVDNDNNDGRSDTFIIECHEVYESCDEIDVESKNRIYAAYDRRGSNPNFRIYRTTNDEYLSELWFGSLQIVSYGLDKNKKKASQKAAMLACKREDYYGLDDSNENDP
- a CDS encoding uncharacterized protein (PKUD0B05530; similar to Saccharomyces cerevisiae YOL072W (THP1); ancestral locus Anc_3.141) encodes the protein MNSSYTVNDLLSEFDNIVNGNTTSYTFTELFSLNFTKYNPAKIASLQSSLQQYDNRQLTTTLETNRTMKQINWPAFEVFMLKYLICVRDFDPWSLLASIDLFIAVFESESLLFNPKSSLHERICVQLLPLYEETMFLVIPLCQLVDVEGMKIHNRTNDYPRLTHISSILLKSLNYLRGTPDLNSEQHLNKIDLLMEISIKLCYVYYKIGSPVLCSNVFSNINILSLNRRFIKKSKLVRYRFIMGKYYAHQSNFYIAFNHLEACYMMVNDKCPTAFIIQILKYLIPIGLINGRVANIDQIRRRFNGELLNFLLDTYEILIVHYKAGYLYGVYKCISNNENLWKSLGLWIPMIQRLRIPIFRNLLVQVSKITQLSFDIIHAAVVRSLEGMNQLTTAYHIIDSGVVTRDFIHNLLVSLGYNGYLKIKFVGLDNFVLSKNDAFPDMHRIISGRFTTNPKEAWLDR
- a CDS encoding uncharacterized protein (PKUD0B05540; similar to Saccharomyces cerevisiae YGR072W (UPF3); ancestral locus Anc_3.140), yielding MSEQASSTDATKQIASKSKNITRHDNTGKSTNGPKNVDDRTESQPVSAGTKKQNKNKNKTKNKNKNKNKNDIQKKGHEIIDLDASLPQTEKQETKSKEEIEAEKKMKKKARRKQKKQKRRQESKTESHIKPSRLKLRLKPKEPIFKLTVRKLPPNLCQESFINKVVDFFPDFNDLVRNWYYCPGQYPDSQFEQSTLSRCYINCKSKDAMMAIGRAIKELTFVDDDKEPAVQEEGNTDVQDRPVEEKEYDNDEIYGEADEREVYKPVIEKSMYQEMPNLTKDNSVHVEQWDFFNGKLGEIAIYQRFCEAISEEGRTQLPADIFEYQTQYEKKKLAEKREAKLAAKKQAKKLAKKKKALKLKESEKKVPSEEKEKKKPEAGQKKKRKKSKADKNHKEHGDNAPASSTKSNNNKLVSTPAKGG